One window from the genome of Bdellovibrio sp. NC01 encodes:
- a CDS encoding ParB/RepB/Spo0J family partition protein: protein MSDTAVESSNKKKGLGKGFGALLGENTRTEIPMSKGPSAAPAAASTTNTASASASAPAGATANPIPTVAQPVAPPVDPESKIWKVAIDKLSPGKYQPRTTFEKEPLQELAQSIKENGILQPIVARRTPSGKLEIVAGERRWRASQLAGLHEVPVILKSYDDKQALELAIVENIQREDLNPIEEAEGYSRLISEFKLSQQQVAEKVGRDRATVANAVRLLALPEEVKNMISANELSVGHAKVLLSLPDQKKQTELAKKVAKEKIAVRKLEKMVSAIVKGTAEEDDVPTSFDSNVTQRLISGLGEELQKIMGTKVNIDYSGSKGKISIHFYSDDELTNLVDRLKEGWQ from the coding sequence ATGTCTGATACTGCTGTCGAATCCTCAAACAAAAAGAAAGGCCTAGGCAAAGGCTTTGGTGCTTTACTGGGTGAAAACACTCGCACTGAAATTCCTATGTCTAAAGGTCCTTCTGCAGCTCCGGCTGCTGCAAGTACGACAAACACAGCTTCTGCAAGTGCCTCTGCACCTGCGGGCGCTACTGCGAATCCAATTCCAACTGTTGCTCAACCCGTCGCCCCTCCCGTAGACCCTGAAAGCAAGATTTGGAAAGTTGCGATCGATAAATTGTCGCCAGGTAAATATCAGCCTCGTACAACTTTCGAAAAAGAGCCTCTACAAGAGCTTGCTCAATCTATTAAAGAGAACGGTATTCTTCAGCCGATCGTTGCGCGCAGAACTCCATCAGGAAAATTGGAGATCGTAGCGGGTGAACGTCGTTGGAGAGCATCGCAACTTGCTGGGTTACATGAAGTCCCAGTGATTTTGAAATCTTACGACGACAAGCAAGCGCTTGAGTTAGCAATCGTTGAGAATATTCAACGTGAAGATTTGAATCCAATTGAAGAGGCAGAAGGTTATTCACGCCTTATTTCTGAGTTCAAATTGTCGCAACAACAAGTAGCTGAAAAAGTAGGTCGTGATCGTGCGACTGTAGCGAACGCGGTTCGTTTGTTGGCACTTCCTGAAGAAGTGAAAAACATGATTTCTGCAAATGAACTTTCTGTAGGTCATGCGAAAGTACTTCTTTCTTTGCCTGATCAAAAGAAACAAACTGAACTAGCAAAAAAAGTTGCGAAAGAAAAAATCGCAGTTCGTAAACTAGAAAAGATGGTTTCAGCAATCGTTAAAGGTACGGCGGAAGAAGATGATGTTCCGACATCATTTGATTCAAACGTGACGCAAAGACTCATCAGCGGCCTTGGCGAAGAGCTACAAAAAATCATGGGTACGAAAGTGAACATTGATTATTCCGGCTCAAAAGGTAAAATCAGCATTCACTTCTATTCTGATGATGAATTAACTAACTTAGTAGATAGGCTGAAAGAA